Below is a window of Bacteroidota bacterium DNA.
AGAACCCCGTGAATGATGTATTGGATCGCGGACATGACAACAAACACCGCCACTGTAGCAATGGCCCATTGCTTCACGTTGAGATTGGAGTTCATAACTCCTCCTCAGTAGTTGTTGGTTGATGTGGTGATTTTTCCCCGGCACGTACCGTTGTACTGCAAAGTGCGGATGACCGTACTATGCAAAAAACCTCCCCGCGACCGGAGCGATGACTCATTGTCATCCCTGCTCGTGCACGATTCGGGAGGTTTCATGGTGTATCCTTCGAATATCAATTACTCGAAAGATAACAGATTTCGGGTCAAGAAATGAAAGGCAAGACGACTCGCCCTTGAGCGTTGGTCAGATGCTCTCTGCCCGAAGGCAGTCGGAAACGAGTCGTCGTTGTGGAGAGATTCGTTACTGCAGAATCAAATCATCGATGTCGTAGCGCTTGGGCTCGTATGGCAATTCCCCCTTCGTGCCGTTCGCCTGTACAGGCGGCGTTGTGCGTGTCCGAAGCACCTTTTCGGCTGCAACAGCAAGCGTGAATAACGACAATGCAAATAGTGTTTTCATGATCTTCCTTAAATCTTTCCTTCAATATACGTTACCAAACTGCTTTCGGGCATACCGCGTTTGGGGTATTTTCAGAGCTGCTTCAGGCTTGGCATCGCTAGCAGCAGGTTCCTGTCCCGCTCATCCACTTCTACGACATGTCCCGGCCGCTCAAACCAGTACCTCTTTCCCGAAACAAATCCATGCACTGTCAGGCTTGAGTTTCCATTGTACTCGAACAGCACAATGCTCTTCTTCGGGGGCCAGGGTTGTATCAAACGGGCATCTGCAGGTTGAGCTGTTGCAGACTTCTGAAGCAGTCTCCGTTGTTTGCCGCAACACGCCATTGTCACATCTCCTTATGAGTTACGCGTTGAAGAATAATAGCGCCCGCCGAAAGCGATAGCCACAACATCACACCTTCGCTCCAGCTTCCGGCGAGCCACCAACTGAATGGGATCGCAATCCAAATACTCAAGCAGTAGAAACAATCCATCAACTTTCCGAAGAACCCGTTTCCGGCTACCCGGCGCAGGTGAACTACCGCATCCCAAGGGCCGTCTTCGGCCTGAAGCAAGTGCGTCAGGCGCCAGACGGAAAGAACTGCCAACACAAACCAGTAAAATTCCATGTTGCAAGATGTCGATTCCTGTGCTTTGTCACCATACCGTATTCGCGGTAAAACCCTTCGGCGCGCCGGGCTTATCCCACCAAAGCCCGACGCGCCATCACGTCACAGCTATGCCGGCTGCTCTTCCTCTTCTTCAGGGCATGGGCAGCAGCGGTATTCCTGGGATTTTTCCAGCAATTCGATCTTCTTCTTCAGAAGTTCGTTTTCGAGATGCTTCCGTTCGAGGTCAAGATCGATTCCCTTTGCAACGCTGTCTTCGCATGTGTCGCATTCATCAAGACATCCCTTTACGATCATACCCGGAGTCGGCAGCGAACTCTTCCGCTCGAACGAAAACTCCCGCACAATCCGCTCGGAGATTTTGCCGTTGGCCGCAATCAATCCCTGCTTTCTCAGATTTGCATCAACCTCGTTCAGGGCTTCTTGCCGGAGATTTTCGGGAATCGGCTGCAATTCGCCTACAAAAATCTGCCTGCCGGTTGCAAGCCTGAGCTTGGCAGCTTCACTTTGCCGGCCGAGTTCTTCGAGTTTCAGGCGGTTTTCGGATGTTGCCAGAACGGCGTTCGGAATCGTTCCCACATCACCGTCGGCGAGGAACTGGTTGTTCGTGATTCTCGTGTCGGCGGCAGGGTCAATCACGCGGCGCTCGATGGCAATCAGCTTGAAGCGGACAATCTGCGTTTTGTTGATTTGGTAGAAGAAGTAGGTGATTGCATGGCATTTGTTCGGGTTCGTGAATTCACGCGAGGCCGATTCAAAATGATCTTCCGACTCGCCCTCCTGGTGCGTCCGGCTTGAGACTTCGCCCACGGAAACCGAGCTTGCCGCACGGGTTCCCATCTCGGCCCGGCGGTCGGATGACGAAACGTGCTGTGACAATTCCCTGATGAACGAACTCGTTGACGATGCCTCGTACGAGCCGCTGACATCCACCGAAGCGCCGCCGAAGAAGCTCTGAATTGCTCCGCTTGTGCCGAGATGTCCTTTCGACGAGCCGCGGCTGCTGCTGCTGGCGCTCGATTGGTCACGCACGGAAATGTCGGACATGAAGTCGTGCATGCTTGCCATGTAGTACCGCGACTCGGACGTTTGCTCGTTGCGGTAGCTCAGTTTGCTTTCACTGTCGAACGAAAAACGGGTCCGGCGATCCGAGGTAAACAGCCGTACCTTCTCACCGGGCAACAGCGTGGTGCTGTACACCAGATCGCCAAGCGCCATCGGGCCGGGGCAGCGTTCCATTCGTGCGTGAATTGCCACCTCCACCTGAACAGGCCGCCCGTTGGCGACGACTCGTGTCGTATGCTTCAGCCGGTAGTGGAAATCGAGCGAGTCACATGCGGCATCGGTTTCCAGTTCCGGGCAGCACGTCAGCGCGTTGGGGTTTTCGTGTTCGGTTGCCATACATCCTCCCTGCAAATCTTGTGATTGATATAGTTGGGTTACTTGTGCGGCACAAATATAGCCTCACGAAGAGGCCCGAACCATGCCGCCGATACGGTATTCGAATCTATTGGCAACTGATGATGAGTTCCTCATCGAGATTGCGGCTGTAGGTTACCGCGAACCACGCCTGAAATTCCATCTCGACTTCAATCAGGATGCTGATGAGCACCCGCTCTTTGTGCGGCAGATTTGCCGGCAGGAATGTGTTGTGCATGATGTCTCCGTTGATAATCCTTATGCAAAGATAGGTCTGAGAAGGAGGGAAGAACATACCGCGAGTACGGTAAATTGAGGTTTTTTGTTGATTATTTGAGGGAGGATTGGTAAGGTATTGAGGCTGCAATGCCGCTAAGGGGTTGCAGGATAATCAAATGGTAGGCCTTTGGGGTCTATGCGATAACCATGAAATGCTAGTCACAAAAATCATTGGGGACTGTCCGAAATGTCATGCCCCAGCATCTTTCGGAAATGTTTTCATAAACCGACGGACGCTTACACGTGGTTGCATGCGATGTGAATACTCGCAGCAACTGTATCTGCCAGAACTGTCAAAGTTAGTTATTTACCTCGACCAGTTCTTTCTTTCACATGCATTTCGCTCAAAAGTCGCCGAATTCGTTGACTGTGTTGAACTGATCTCAGAGCTAGCTCATAACCAGTTGATCGTTTGTCCAATGTCCTCTGTTCATGAGACCGAAACCCACCAATGGAGGGACTCACGGGCTGACGAACTTTGGAAGTTCATCAAAAGAACATCGAGAGGTCAGGCCTTTGAACCAACTTATAGGGTCAAGCATGATCAGATTATGCGAGGCTTCACAAGATACCTCTCCCAGGATACGGCTAGTTTCCCCATTTCCCGCGAGGATGCACTTGATGATATAAACGTCTGGGATGACTACTTCTGGATTGACACAGGCGGCAAACCTGACAACGTGGAACTTACGCGCAAGCTCAAAGACGAAGCGGTCACGGGCTTAGTGGGCCTATTCCCAAAATGGAGAAAAAGCGAAATGAGTTTTGAAGACCATCAGGCATACGAACTCCGTTCGGGCGGCAACGGTTACATACAACTCTATCTTCAGAAGTGGAATCGGTTGGCATCGGGTGACCTTTCCGCAATCTACAATTCACCCATTGACTCCCAGATTGTTGAGAACATGGTTCGGCATCTTGAAGATGAGAAAGGGGCAAACCCGCTACTCATTGCTCAGACTTTCTTTGCATCCCAGTACTATGCGCGCGTACCGTATGAGTACATTTCTTCGGGTATCATAACAGTTCTCCGAGACAGGGTCAAAACCGGCCAGTTCTCAAATCCAGAGAAGGCCATTGACCGCTTGCAAGGTCTGTTCTTTGACATGGATTTCATTGCAGCCTATGCGCCTTACTGTGACGCAATGTTTGTGGATGCAGCGATGCTACCCCTTGTGACCGACGAACGCCTTGAACTTCAATCAAAGTATGGGGTCAAGTTCTTTGCCAAAACAAATTGGAACGCTTTCTTGGCGTATTTGGAGTCTATCAAAACTCGCAAGACTCCGGAATTAGCGAGAGCAATAGATTTGGTCTACCCAAGAACGAAAGGCATTAGGGCAAAGGCCTAACCCTTTTCAATAGCAAAAGGCAATCGGAGGCGCTCCTCCCCGCGTGAAGTGAGCAGTTACTTCACGATATGTGGTATTGGTCAAAAATGTTCATTGACGCAATCAGTATAATGGTCAACCCAACGTACCTGCGCATCTGGCAATTCCGTCCGAACCCGCAAAAGGTCTCTGAATTTGTGGATGTGTACGGCCCGAACGGCGAGTGGGCAAAGCTCTTTCGTCGGGCGGAAGGTTATATTGAAACCGAGCTTGTGCAGTCAGCAACAGATCCCTCCATTTACGTAACGATTGATCGTTGGAGGGATGGGGAATCGTGGGAAGCGTTCAAATCCGCCTACGGCGAAGCATACGCTGAATTGGACTGGCAATGCGAGTCCCTCACGATTGAAGAGCGTGAGGTTGGGAATTTCAAGACGACGTAAGAATCAGCAGATCACTTTCAATCACTACAAAACATAAGGAATCACGAATGAAATCTATCATCTACTCTTTCGTTATCCTCTTTACGCTGGGTGTGGCGAACGCCCAGCCGTTGCAGCGTCTCGATCCGCTGCTCGCTGAAAAACTTGCTCATCTCGACGAAACAACTCCCGTCGCCATCATCATCGTCCTCGCCGATCAGGTTGATGTAAATACAATGGGAGATGCGTTCAAGGCAGCGCGGGCATCCAAAGAAGTACGGCACGTGCAAGTTGTGACGGCCCTCCAGCAAAAAGCCGCGGCAACGCAAGGCCCCATCCTCCAGCATCTCGCGGCACGACAATCCGCCGGAAGCATCATCAAGTACGAGCCGATGTGGATTGTGAATATGGTATTTGCCTCGGCAACGAAGCAGGCTGTGTACGAGTTGGCGGAGCGGACAGATGTTGAGATGATATTTGAAGACGGGTTGCTGCAACTTGATGAACCGGTTGATTCATCGCCCGCCTCGCCCTCGTCGCCCGGCTCGGCAGAGCCAAACCTGCGCGCAATCAATGCGAACAGGTTGTGGGATTTGGGATATACCGGACAGGGAACGCTTGTTATGAACATCGATACGGGCGTCAATGGCGTACATCCCGCGCTTGCATCCCGTTGGCGCGGAAATCAGCCCGGCGTGCTGTGGTATCATGCATGGCACGACCAGCGAGTGCCAGCGTCATCTGTGCCGCTTGATTACGGCTCCACGAAACACGGCTCGCACACAATGGGCATTATGATGGGACTCGATCCCGTTACTGCCGACACGATTGGTGTTGCGCCAAGCGCGTTATGGATTGCTTCGCCGACGATCGACGTCGGATTCAGTCCGCACACAAGCTACACATTGAAGGCGTTCCAATGGGCAGCCGATCCGGACAGCAATCTTGCCACGTCCGATGACGTTCCTGATGTGATTTCGAATTCCTATCAAGACCCGAACGTGAGCGCCACCGAATGCAGCGGCGCGGCGGGCTATTGGGCTGCCGTTGATGCGCTTGAGGCGATGGGTACGGCGGTAATCTGGTCGGCAGGGAATGCAGGCTCCGGCGCTTCGACGATCACTCCCCCGAAGAACAGAATCACCACCAACGTGAACTTCTTTGCCGTCGGAAATCTGAACACCA
It encodes the following:
- a CDS encoding antibiotic biosynthesis monooxygenase; its protein translation is MVNPTYLRIWQFRPNPQKVSEFVDVYGPNGEWAKLFRRAEGYIETELVQSATDPSIYVTIDRWRDGESWEAFKSAYGEAYAELDWQCESLTIEEREVGNFKTT
- a CDS encoding DUF1360 domain-containing protein; its protein translation is MEFYWFVLAVLSVWRLTHLLQAEDGPWDAVVHLRRVAGNGFFGKLMDCFYCLSIWIAIPFSWWLAGSWSEGVMLWLSLSAGAIILQRVTHKEM